The Candidatus Zixiibacteriota bacterium genome includes a window with the following:
- a CDS encoding HlyD family efflux transporter periplasmic adaptor subunit — protein MRRLFAIVLLPVLLLAFGCSGEQDRAGSSGILETDEIIVSAEAAGRVDRELFNEGSEVKAGDTLVVIDATKLELEHQAALAGKASAEAQLNAAEVRRQQAVESESYLEKEYARIAALVQSGTGTTARMDQIEHELAQAKLGTATARTSIESIKAELMKIEAEIARIEQAIADCYPVSGIDGVVTEKFVDKGELLAPGKPIAKISNLNRFHVKVYLPLEEFSRIKVGDKATVDTETEAGQYPGTVVWTSEEAEFTPKNVQTKKSRANLVYAVKVSVDNSERMLKIGMPVYVTLDHE, from the coding sequence ATGAGACGGTTATTTGCCATAGTATTGTTGCCGGTTCTGTTGTTGGCTTTCGGTTGCAGCGGTGAACAAGACCGAGCCGGTAGCTCCGGTATTCTGGAAACGGATGAGATAATCGTTTCGGCCGAAGCTGCGGGACGTGTTGACCGGGAGCTCTTCAATGAGGGGTCCGAAGTCAAGGCGGGAGATACGCTGGTAGTAATCGACGCCACCAAACTGGAACTGGAGCACCAGGCGGCATTGGCCGGTAAGGCTTCGGCCGAGGCGCAGTTGAATGCGGCCGAGGTTCGACGGCAACAGGCGGTCGAGTCAGAAAGCTATTTGGAAAAAGAATATGCTCGTATTGCAGCGTTGGTGCAGTCTGGTACCGGAACTACGGCGCGTATGGATCAGATCGAACACGAACTGGCCCAGGCTAAATTGGGAACGGCTACGGCGCGGACAAGTATCGAGTCCATTAAAGCCGAGTTAATGAAAATTGAGGCGGAAATAGCGCGTATCGAACAAGCGATTGCGGATTGCTACCCGGTAAGCGGAATCGACGGGGTGGTGACGGAGAAATTTGTCGACAAGGGCGAGCTGCTTGCACCCGGCAAACCGATTGCCAAGATATCCAATCTCAACCGCTTCCATGTCAAGGTCTACCTGCCGCTGGAAGAATTCTCCCGCATCAAGGTTGGCGATAAAGCCACGGTTGACACCGAGACCGAAGCGGGCCAGTATCCCGGCACGGTCGTCTGGACATCGGAGGAGGCGGAGTTCACCCCCAAGAATGTACAGACTAAAAAATCACGCGCCAATTTAGTGTATGCCGTGAAGGTCAGTGTGGACAACAGTGAAAGAATGCTGAAGATCGGCATGCCGGTTTACGTGACGCTTGACCATGAATAA
- a CDS encoding ATP-binding protein: MRLAFKIMVALIIVVAILMAINSYLVVQREVALFRSDMNLHAYLLGSVLASSASDIWRSTGPERVRSIVADANRSENLVRVRWVRFDVPPDNPDAPLATIPDLRPLETGHELLFSEYQVKGKSFHIAYFPVQSSTSYITALELSQPLSLMHNYVRATVLRHVVLFVSFILVGSLLFWWLGIHLVGRPIHTLVRQAHTVGEGDLDVRNNLTEVSDEIGELARGMNDMVERLGEAHRRVEHETARRIEAIEQLNHAERLATVGKLASGLAHELGTPLNVVAGRAKMIADEEMSRDEIVDSASVIRNQAERMTGIIRQLLDFARRKRSEKKLEDIALPVRNVLHVLTPIASQSKVELKTDSDGNTTQVMMDSGQIQQIISNLVVNAIHAMPNGGLITIGYGQRTVCPPADRGDDEGEYGYIEVIDNGVGIPQENLSRIFTPFFSTKQVGEGTGLGLSIAHGIATEHGGWLTVDSTVGVGTKFTLYLPLGKTV, from the coding sequence ATGAGACTTGCATTCAAGATAATGGTGGCTTTGATAATCGTCGTGGCGATTCTGATGGCTATCAACAGCTATCTTGTCGTGCAGCGAGAGGTGGCTCTTTTTCGTTCCGATATGAACCTGCATGCTTACCTGCTGGGCAGTGTTCTGGCCAGTTCCGCCAGCGATATCTGGCGCTCCACCGGTCCTGAGCGGGTACGCAGCATCGTTGCCGATGCCAATCGTTCCGAGAATCTGGTGCGCGTCCGCTGGGTTCGATTCGATGTTCCCCCGGATAATCCCGATGCTCCCCTGGCAACCATACCGGATCTGCGCCCGCTGGAAACCGGTCATGAACTATTGTTCTCCGAATATCAGGTTAAGGGGAAGTCATTCCACATTGCTTATTTCCCGGTTCAGTCGAGCACTTCTTACATCACCGCCCTGGAGCTGTCCCAGCCGCTTTCCCTGATGCATAATTACGTGAGAGCGACGGTCCTGCGACATGTCGTCCTTTTTGTTTCTTTTATCCTTGTCGGGAGTCTTCTGTTCTGGTGGCTGGGGATACATTTGGTAGGTCGACCTATTCACACTCTGGTTCGTCAGGCTCATACTGTCGGTGAAGGTGATCTTGACGTTCGCAACAACCTCACGGAGGTCAGCGACGAGATCGGAGAACTGGCGCGAGGGATGAACGACATGGTCGAGAGGCTCGGTGAAGCCCACCGTCGGGTAGAGCACGAAACGGCCCGGAGAATCGAAGCGATCGAGCAGCTCAATCATGCCGAACGGCTGGCCACGGTCGGCAAACTTGCCTCCGGTTTGGCCCATGAACTGGGGACACCGCTCAATGTCGTGGCCGGTCGCGCCAAGATGATCGCCGATGAGGAAATGTCCCGGGACGAAATAGTCGACAGTGCTTCCGTCATCAGAAACCAGGCGGAGCGAATGACCGGTATCATTCGACAGTTACTGGATTTCGCACGACGCAAGCGCTCCGAGAAGAAACTCGAAGATATCGCGTTGCCCGTCAGGAACGTGTTGCATGTTTTAACCCCAATCGCCTCTCAGAGTAAAGTGGAACTCAAGACGGACAGCGACGGGAACACTACCCAGGTCATGATGGACTCCGGGCAAATCCAGCAAATCATATCCAATCTCGTCGTGAATGCCATACATGCCATGCCGAACGGCGGCCTAATCACTATCGGATACGGTCAACGAACCGTCTGCCCACCGGCCGACAGAGGCGACGACGAGGGCGAATATGGGTATATTGAAGTGATCGATAACGGCGTCGGTATTCCCCAGGAAAATCTCTCACGTATCTTCACTCCGTTCTTCTCGACCAAACAAGTAGGCGAAGGCACCGGGCTCGGGCTGTCTATCGCGCACGGCATCGCAACCGAACACGGCGGCTGGCTGACCGTTGACAGCACTGTCGGTGTCGGCACTAAATTCACACTTTATTTACCTTTAGGAAAGACGGTATGA
- a CDS encoding TolC family protein: protein MKAILLITMSWFCLTAGFSGAVDLTSAQAEQMALNHSWDLKKARAESEAYQADLKAARAGRFPNITADATALHNSDISQLDMEILGNRIQRDIGLHENYQTNVKISLPLYTGGKISSSIDLAQANLAIRNALEQKSSDDIRYLARQSCLELARADELVDAARSSLTRTELLRQDVQSMYDAGTADSVDLYEAELAVNNASLAVDQAASGRRSREIVLSMLLGLEPEVSIRLTEAYPAPSEVPEEQVVLNDNKAELVGARSAIELNRSIIRLNKASYMPDLAVFAGYAYGKPNLSPFEKDFNGNATVGATLNWSFNLGGRTGAQVRAARQRLEASRHEYDRVHEALLQQARIAYESLKLAYTGYRTAETSYRIAADNYRLAKVKNREGVLSPNHLLDTEAALSQAEAMLASSEADYRLALNQYEYLVGKHVQAKGE from the coding sequence ATGAAAGCGATATTACTGATAACCATGAGCTGGTTTTGCCTGACGGCGGGTTTTTCAGGAGCGGTCGATCTGACTTCAGCTCAGGCGGAACAGATGGCGCTGAATCATTCCTGGGACCTTAAAAAAGCTCGAGCCGAGAGCGAGGCGTACCAGGCTGATCTTAAAGCTGCCCGAGCGGGTCGTTTCCCGAATATCACGGCCGATGCCACCGCTCTCCACAATAGCGATATTTCCCAGCTTGATATGGAGATACTCGGGAACCGGATCCAACGCGATATCGGGCTGCACGAAAACTATCAGACTAACGTGAAAATAAGTCTACCTCTGTACACCGGCGGGAAAATCTCATCGTCGATTGATCTGGCCCAAGCTAATCTGGCGATCAGGAACGCGCTCGAACAGAAATCCTCGGATGATATCCGTTATCTTGCCCGGCAGTCCTGCCTGGAGCTGGCTCGGGCGGACGAACTGGTTGACGCTGCCCGATCATCGCTAACGCGAACGGAATTGCTCCGCCAGGACGTACAGTCGATGTATGACGCGGGCACGGCCGATTCGGTCGATCTTTACGAAGCCGAACTGGCGGTCAACAACGCCTCGCTGGCGGTGGATCAAGCCGCAAGCGGACGACGGAGTCGGGAAATTGTGTTGTCGATGTTGCTCGGTTTGGAGCCGGAGGTTTCGATCAGACTGACCGAAGCATACCCCGCTCCTTCGGAAGTACCTGAAGAACAAGTCGTACTCAACGACAACAAGGCGGAACTGGTGGGGGCGCGATCGGCGATTGAATTAAATCGATCTATCATCAGACTCAATAAGGCCTCTTATATGCCGGACCTGGCTGTTTTTGCCGGGTATGCGTACGGCAAACCGAACCTCAGTCCGTTTGAAAAAGATTTTAACGGTAACGCAACGGTTGGGGCGACGCTCAATTGGTCGTTCAATCTGGGTGGTCGTACCGGAGCACAGGTACGAGCGGCGCGACAACGTCTTGAGGCGAGTCGTCACGAGTACGATCGAGTCCATGAGGCGTTGCTGCAGCAAGCCCGGATTGCTTATGAAAGTCTCAAACTAGCTTATACCGGATACCGCACGGCGGAAACGAGTTATCGCATTGCCGCCGATAACTACCGCCTGGCCAAAGTGAAAAATCGCGAGGGAGTGCTTTCACCCAATCATCTGCTGGATACGGAAGCGGCCCTGAGTCAGGCTGAGGCGATGCTTGCTTCGTCCGAGGCCGACTATCGCCTGGCGCTGAATCAATACGAATACCTGGTTGGCAAGCATGTTCAAGCCAAAGGAGAATGA
- a CDS encoding sigma-54 dependent transcriptional regulator — protein sequence MIGKAIVIDDDQSTCEMLAASLSRKGLEISWHTSVREADSVLNSQEYDVVLTDMNMPGEDGLSLCRRLVESRPDIPVVVITAFGSMETAVSALRAGAYDFVNKPIDLDVLALILKRAVEHRRLLERIRILNETIDAPSRFDGLIGASHPMSELFELIRRVAAVDASVLISGESGTGKELVARALHNNSSRREAPFVAVNCSAMPETLLESELFGHVKGSFTGARTDHDGLFVQANGGTLLLDEIGEMPLSLQPKLLRAIEQRSVRPIGGTQEKSFDIRIIAATNRDLEHMVHEGYFRQDLFYRFNVIPINLPPLRVRDNDILLLAERFIKEFASRTGREVGGLSTPVAQKLLAYPWPGNVRELRNCIEHAVTLTKHNKLVIDDLPDKISGHTASSPIVMSNIPGELVPMDEVERRYITHVLTAAGGNKSTAATILGMDRKTLYRKIERYGISVEPSSDAD from the coding sequence ATGATCGGAAAAGCGATCGTCATCGACGACGACCAAAGCACCTGCGAAATGCTGGCGGCCTCGCTCAGCCGCAAAGGTTTAGAAATATCCTGGCACACATCGGTCCGGGAAGCAGATTCCGTTCTGAATTCGCAAGAATACGACGTCGTGCTCACCGATATGAACATGCCGGGAGAGGACGGCCTTTCATTGTGTCGTCGACTGGTCGAAAGCCGTCCCGATATCCCGGTCGTCGTTATAACGGCATTTGGCAGCATGGAAACAGCGGTTTCGGCGCTTCGGGCCGGAGCGTACGATTTCGTCAATAAACCGATTGACCTCGATGTCCTCGCTTTGATCCTCAAACGTGCCGTGGAACACCGTCGGTTACTCGAACGAATACGGATTTTGAATGAGACGATCGATGCCCCTTCCCGTTTCGACGGTCTTATCGGAGCCAGCCATCCGATGAGTGAGCTGTTCGAGTTGATTCGCCGCGTCGCGGCCGTCGACGCCTCTGTCCTGATCAGCGGTGAATCCGGAACCGGAAAAGAACTGGTTGCCCGCGCCCTGCACAACAACTCCTCCCGCCGTGAGGCTCCGTTCGTGGCCGTTAACTGCTCGGCCATGCCGGAGACGCTCCTCGAAAGCGAGTTGTTCGGTCATGTCAAAGGCTCATTCACCGGCGCACGCACCGATCATGACGGCCTTTTCGTTCAGGCCAACGGCGGCACTCTGCTGCTGGACGAGATCGGTGAAATGCCTCTATCATTACAACCAAAACTGCTGCGTGCTATCGAACAGCGTTCGGTGCGCCCGATTGGCGGTACCCAGGAGAAGAGTTTCGATATCCGCATTATCGCCGCCACCAATCGCGATCTCGAACACATGGTCCACGAGGGCTATTTCCGTCAAGACTTGTTTTACCGATTCAACGTCATCCCGATCAACCTGCCGCCGTTGAGAGTACGAGACAACGATATCCTGCTTCTGGCCGAACGGTTTATCAAGGAATTCGCCTCCCGCACCGGAAGAGAAGTTGGCGGCTTGTCAACACCGGTTGCCCAAAAGCTGCTTGCCTACCCCTGGCCCGGAAATGTTCGTGAACTGAGAAACTGTATCGAACACGCGGTAACTCTTACGAAGCACAACAAACTAGTGATCGATGACCTGCCCGACAAAATCTCCGGACACACCGCATCAAGTCCGATCGTCATGTCCAACATCCCAGGTGAACTGGTCCCGATGGACGAAGTCGAGCGGCGCTATATTACCCATGTTCTGACGGCCGCCGGCGGCAACAAGTCGACCGCGGCTACGATTCTCGGGATGGATCGCAAGACGCTCTATCGGAAAATTGAGCGCTACGGGATATCAGTCGAGCCCTCTTCCGATGCGGATTGA
- a CDS encoding DUF4405 domain-containing protein produces the protein MASGKIHTRGLTSFFTLFGFIIMAITGLVLYVEPAGRVAYWTTWSMLGLTKTQWGNIHILSSILFIIAGGVHIYLNWKPLMNYFKDKARRGVKLRRELAISSVLSVWVVVSAIWPFPPLSYLLDFNTWLKDVWVVQNEYEPPFGHAELQSLKTFTTKMDINLARATAELKANGIKFSGVDETLETIAERNDIAPMELYLMIKKFEPEPEPEKLGQYTPETIEVEFAGTGIGNKSIGSVCLRLGLDTTTAASRLRAVGITPDMEMTMKATAETIGTEAIEIMKAMLIEGYQPERSETGK, from the coding sequence ATGGCCTCAGGAAAAATACATACTCGCGGGTTGACTTCCTTTTTCACCCTGTTCGGTTTTATAATCATGGCAATCACTGGTCTGGTGTTGTATGTCGAACCGGCTGGGAGGGTTGCTTATTGGACTACCTGGTCGATGCTGGGACTGACCAAGACTCAGTGGGGCAACATTCATATTCTGTCGAGCATCCTTTTCATCATAGCCGGTGGTGTTCATATTTATTTGAACTGGAAGCCGTTGATGAACTACTTCAAGGACAAGGCCCGTAGGGGAGTGAAATTGCGCCGGGAGCTGGCGATTTCATCGGTGTTGTCGGTTTGGGTTGTGGTCAGCGCCATCTGGCCGTTTCCGCCGTTGTCGTATCTGCTCGATTTCAATACCTGGTTAAAAGATGTTTGGGTTGTTCAAAATGAATACGAGCCACCGTTCGGGCATGCCGAATTGCAATCGCTGAAAACCTTTACGACCAAAATGGATATCAACTTGGCCAGGGCCACGGCTGAATTGAAGGCGAACGGAATCAAATTCTCAGGAGTCGATGAGACGCTCGAAACGATTGCGGAACGCAACGATATTGCGCCGATGGAACTCTATCTCATGATAAAGAAATTCGAGCCTGAGCCTGAACCGGAGAAATTAGGGCAATATACGCCGGAGACAATAGAGGTCGAGTTTGCTGGGACCGGGATCGGTAATAAATCAATCGGTTCGGTTTGTTTACGTCTGGGGCTCGATACGACGACAGCCGCGTCACGATTGCGAGCGGTCGGAATCACTCCCGACATGGAAATGACGATGAAAGCCACGGCCGAAACGATTGGGACGGAGGCTATCGAAATAATGAAAGCGATGCTTATTGAAGGGTATCAGCCTGAACGCTCGGAGACGGGAAAGTGA
- a CDS encoding TetR/AcrR family transcriptional regulator: MSSDPERTEAESTRAKIINAAVEEFAEYGKAGSRVDRIAGRAGVNKAMIYYHFQSKDNLYDETISDRITSVAQRIYDRVVKLDTLRDVIGAILESHTMIFTANPALRKIMLRELANDDSAIIDKVGETFRRSGVPEVLRMRLLDGVKSGHLRNVNVLHTMTSLISMSVGFFLMLPIMQRVMEFPDAEKMIAERKEAVVDLLLNGVLAR; encoded by the coding sequence ATGAGTAGTGATCCCGAGAGGACTGAGGCGGAATCAACTCGAGCGAAAATTATCAATGCCGCTGTTGAGGAGTTCGCCGAATATGGTAAAGCAGGCTCTCGGGTTGACCGGATAGCCGGACGAGCCGGGGTGAACAAAGCCATGATTTACTACCATTTTCAGTCAAAAGATAACTTGTACGATGAAACGATTTCCGATCGCATCACATCGGTTGCCCAGCGTATATACGACCGGGTGGTCAAGCTGGACACTCTCAGAGATGTTATAGGGGCGATATTGGAATCACATACGATGATTTTTACTGCCAACCCCGCCCTGCGTAAAATAATGTTGCGGGAGTTGGCGAACGACGACAGCGCGATCATTGATAAGGTGGGGGAGACTTTCCGCCGGTCCGGAGTTCCGGAAGTTCTCCGTATGCGCCTTTTGGACGGTGTAAAAAGCGGTCATCTGCGGAATGTCAATGTCCTCCATACCATGACGTCTTTGATATCCATGAGTGTCGGATTCTTTCTGATGCTTCCGATTATGCAGCGGGTCATGGAATTCCCCGATGCCGAAAAGATGATTGCCGAACGTAAGGAGGCTGTAGTGGATCTGCTTCTGAACGGAGTGTTAGCACGATGA
- a CDS encoding response regulator — MNKQQQEAGQRITEHTDSATAVRTMPRILVAEDDPEMRRLLVWNLRKEGFETVECSDGWELLDHLGKPVLDGDPDDFDLVVSDIRMPGATGLEVLEGINETEWFVPMILITAFGSDQVHREAEELGAAGIFDKPFEVQDLIERIRQVLVLDSPLGHNWKPAKRPAAAELGIDVVFDHMEPIQHIERKVHEAAAILRDINYQILYSRAVITGPSPGRPLRYHVQIMVTLPDRVFVVRSNLKSIKSEEELNAAIPLAFEITLGKIKKFLASRPD, encoded by the coding sequence ATGAACAAGCAGCAACAAGAAGCCGGACAGCGCATCACTGAACATACCGATAGCGCCACAGCCGTACGCACGATGCCGCGCATCCTCGTTGCCGAGGATGATCCCGAAATGCGTCGCCTCCTTGTCTGGAATCTGCGCAAGGAGGGTTTTGAAACGGTAGAGTGCTCCGATGGTTGGGAATTGCTCGACCATCTCGGCAAGCCGGTGCTCGACGGCGATCCCGATGATTTCGATCTCGTCGTCTCCGATATTCGTATGCCGGGTGCTACCGGGCTCGAAGTACTCGAGGGAATCAATGAGACGGAATGGTTCGTTCCGATGATTCTCATCACTGCGTTCGGCAGCGATCAGGTACATCGTGAAGCCGAAGAACTGGGCGCGGCGGGAATTTTCGACAAGCCGTTCGAAGTGCAGGACTTGATCGAACGCATCCGTCAGGTGCTGGTGCTCGATTCTCCCCTCGGACACAACTGGAAACCCGCCAAACGACCGGCAGCCGCCGAACTCGGCATCGACGTGGTATTCGATCACATGGAACCGATTCAACATATCGAACGGAAAGTCCATGAAGCAGCCGCGATCCTGCGCGATATCAACTATCAGATCCTGTACAGCCGTGCCGTAATCACCGGCCCCAGCCCGGGACGTCCGCTCCGGTACCATGTCCAGATCATGGTCACTCTCCCCGACAGGGTATTCGTGGTAAGATCCAATCTGAAGTCGATTAAAAGCGAAGAGGAACTTAACGCCGCTATTCCGCTTGCCTTCGAGATCACTCTCGGCAAGATCAAAAAGTTTTTGGCTAGTCGACCTGACTAA
- a CDS encoding ATP-binding cassette domain-containing protein, whose product MNNAVEVVNLTRRFGDFTAVDNISLTVAKGEIFGFLGANGAGKTTAIRMLCGLLMPTSGNGRVAGCDIIKESERIKSRIGYMSQKFSLYGDLTGRENMDFYGAAYGMSRKEVKQRRDELAARLHLEDILDRQPVSLPIGWRQRLALAVSLLHRPEIIFLDEPTGGVDPVFRRKFWSILYDLAEEGVTVFVTTHYMDEAEYCGRISIMHCGKIVELGKPFDLIAKYKAPNLETMFIDLIDSRGGECAKD is encoded by the coding sequence ATGAACAACGCCGTTGAAGTTGTCAATCTGACTCGGCGGTTCGGTGATTTTACCGCTGTTGACAATATCTCGCTGACGGTCGCGAAGGGGGAGATATTCGGATTCCTCGGAGCCAACGGCGCCGGTAAGACCACTGCGATCCGTATGTTGTGCGGATTGCTCATGCCGACCTCCGGCAACGGTCGCGTGGCGGGTTGCGATATCATAAAGGAATCGGAGCGGATCAAGTCACGAATCGGGTATATGTCGCAGAAATTTTCGTTATACGGCGATCTGACCGGACGTGAAAACATGGATTTTTACGGTGCGGCGTATGGGATGAGCCGAAAAGAAGTGAAGCAAAGACGCGATGAACTGGCGGCGCGCTTGCATCTGGAAGATATCCTGGACCGTCAACCGGTCTCGTTACCGATCGGCTGGAGACAAAGACTGGCGCTGGCGGTATCGTTGCTGCATCGTCCGGAAATCATTTTTCTGGACGAACCGACCGGCGGCGTCGATCCGGTTTTCCGGCGCAAGTTCTGGTCGATTCTGTACGACCTGGCCGAAGAGGGTGTGACGGTGTTCGTAACTACTCATTACATGGACGAGGCGGAGTACTGCGGACGAATCTCGATCATGCACTGCGGGAAAATCGTTGAATTAGGCAAGCCGTTCGATTTGATCGCCAAATATAAAGCGCCGAATCTCGAAACGATGTTTATCGACTTGATCGACAGCCGGGGAGGCGAATGTGCGAAAGATTAA
- a CDS encoding ABC transporter permease — protein MRKIKFIAVKEFYHILRDPKSLAIAIAMPIIMTLLYGYAINLDIKNINIAIVDYDKTIESTELIDAFYASPYFSRPENPVSLSDPQAAMRSDDVTAVLYIRPGFAEKLRNGQTYELGMTVDGSDNNLGAAVMNYSKALVNTFILEHLPVGVEVPQVRLAIQNLYNPDLESSHFFVPGLVAIILMMISALLTSITIAREKETGTMEQLLTAPVTPWQILTGKIIPYIGLALLDAVLVLVAARLLFNVPFVGSQILLLGFALIYVATALSLGVLVSAMVKTQQVAMMLAMMLTMLPAVMLSGFIFAVKNMPVVLQLLSNVIPAKFFVTIIRGIALKGAGLDVLAMQGLYLIILMTVLMLIAGKKFTRRIA, from the coding sequence GTGCGAAAGATTAAATTTATTGCCGTCAAGGAATTCTATCACATTCTTCGCGATCCCAAATCGCTGGCTATCGCCATCGCCATGCCGATCATAATGACGCTGCTGTACGGTTATGCCATCAACCTCGATATCAAGAACATCAACATAGCGATAGTCGATTACGACAAAACGATTGAGTCAACCGAGTTGATTGACGCCTTTTACGCGTCACCTTATTTCTCGCGTCCCGAAAATCCGGTTTCTCTGTCCGATCCTCAGGCCGCCATGCGTTCTGACGACGTAACGGCGGTGTTGTATATCCGACCCGGGTTCGCCGAAAAACTGCGTAATGGGCAAACGTACGAGTTGGGGATGACCGTCGACGGCTCCGACAACAACCTCGGCGCGGCGGTGATGAACTATTCCAAGGCGCTGGTTAATACGTTTATTCTCGAACATCTGCCGGTCGGCGTGGAAGTACCCCAGGTCAGGCTGGCAATCCAGAACCTGTACAATCCGGATCTGGAGTCCTCGCATTTCTTTGTCCCGGGTCTGGTGGCGATTATCCTGATGATGATCTCGGCTCTGCTGACCTCGATCACCATCGCCCGTGAAAAAGAAACCGGCACGATGGAGCAGTTGTTGACGGCGCCGGTGACGCCCTGGCAGATTTTAACCGGTAAGATCATCCCGTACATCGGTCTGGCATTGCTCGATGCCGTCCTGGTGCTGGTTGCCGCCAGGTTGTTGTTCAATGTACCCTTCGTCGGTTCTCAAATACTCCTGCTGGGATTTGCTTTGATATACGTGGCGACGGCTCTTTCGCTTGGCGTCCTTGTCTCCGCGATGGTAAAGACGCAACAGGTGGCGATGATGCTGGCCATGATGCTGACGATGCTTCCGGCAGTGATGCTCTCCGGATTCATTTTCGCTGTCAAAAACATGCCCGTAGTACTGCAACTTCTTTCGAACGTAATACCGGCCAAGTTTTTCGTGACGATTATTCGCGGCATCGCCCTCAAGGGGGCCGGGCTTGACGTTCTGGCCATGCAGGGCCTCTACTTGATTATTCTGATGACGGTGTTGATGCTGATTGCCGGCAAGAAATTTACGCGGAGGATTGCCTAA
- a CDS encoding ABC transporter ATP-binding protein: MNNALQINDVSRRYGSIAALTDFSLDLPTGQITALVGPDGAGKTTLMRLICNLIDMDKGEILIGGRNMSDRFDEIKPELGYMPQVFSLYPDLSVEENLRFYAGIFDVYGEAFEKRAEELYRFSNLKPFRGRRAQALSGGMKQKLALSCALMHDPKFLFLDEPTTGVDPLSRRQFWEILLNLRNEGVTILVSTPYMDEVARADRACFIFGGKKLAEGTPDELRHLFEGRLYYLDVEPASTLVEKLNNIEGITARRFGAGLHLSIDRDDDIEHYRAGIERLGLDFNAINPIEADLEDCFIQLMERLS; encoded by the coding sequence ATGAATAATGCGCTTCAGATAAACGATGTCTCGCGTCGATACGGTTCGATTGCGGCGCTGACTGATTTTTCGCTCGATCTGCCGACGGGACAGATCACGGCGCTGGTCGGACCGGACGGCGCCGGAAAGACCACGCTCATGCGCCTGATCTGCAACCTGATCGACATGGATAAGGGTGAAATCCTTATCGGCGGGCGCAACATGTCCGACCGGTTCGATGAAATCAAGCCGGAGTTGGGTTATATGCCGCAGGTGTTTTCGTTGTATCCGGACCTGTCGGTCGAAGAGAATCTACGTTTTTACGCCGGCATTTTCGACGTTTACGGGGAAGCGTTCGAGAAGCGGGCGGAAGAGTTGTATCGGTTCTCCAACCTCAAGCCGTTTCGCGGTCGACGCGCCCAGGCGCTGTCCGGCGGGATGAAGCAGAAACTGGCATTGTCGTGCGCTTTGATGCACGATCCTAAATTTCTATTTCTCGATGAACCAACCACCGGTGTGGATCCTTTGTCGCGACGACAGTTCTGGGAAATTCTCTTGAATCTCCGTAACGAGGGGGTAACGATTCTGGTCTCCACGCCTTACATGGACGAAGTGGCGCGGGCCGATCGGGCTTGTTTCATTTTCGGTGGCAAAAAGCTGGCGGAGGGGACTCCCGATGAGTTGCGGCACTTGTTCGAAGGGCGCTTGTATTATCTCGATGTGGAGCCTGCCTCGACGCTGGTTGAAAAACTAAATAACATCGAAGGGATTACAGCTCGTCGATTCGGGGCGGGATTGCATCTCAGTATCGATCGTGATGATGATATCGAGCATTATCGCGCCGGGATAGAACGTTTGGGACTTGATTTCAATGCGATAAATCCGATCGAAGCGGATCTCGAGGATTGTTTCATTCAACTCATGGAGCGGTTGTCATGA